The Opitutaceae bacterium genome has a window encoding:
- a CDS encoding dihydrofolate reductase: protein MKLSPTNLYGVRVIAIAAMAENRVIGSGNRLPWHVPGDFQWFKSRTLGKTLLMGRKTFESLGRPLPKRRTIVLSRSGFVAEGITVIASLDQLAGLLTEPELWVCGGAEIYSMTLPRWDELLLSVISGEYPGDAFFPAFEDSMTGGAIIHEGEGFVVRRYLGKRGQAR, encoded by the coding sequence ATGAAGCTTTCTCCGACAAACCTTTACGGCGTCCGGGTCATCGCAATTGCGGCGATGGCCGAAAACCGGGTGATCGGAAGCGGAAACCGACTGCCCTGGCATGTTCCGGGGGATTTCCAGTGGTTCAAGAGCCGCACGCTGGGCAAGACGCTTCTGATGGGGCGAAAGACTTTCGAATCGCTCGGCAGGCCGTTGCCGAAGCGGCGAACGATTGTGCTCTCACGGTCGGGTTTTGTGGCGGAGGGCATCACGGTGATCGCCTCCCTCGATCAACTTGCCGGGCTCCTGACCGAGCCGGAGCTTTGGGTTTGTGGTGGGGCGGAGATCTATTCGATGACCCTGCCGCGCTGGGATGAGCTCCTGCTCAGTGTCATCTCGGGGGAGTATCCGGGAGATGCCTTTTTCCCGGCCTTTGAGGATTCCATGACTGGAGGTGCGATCATCCACGAAGGCGAGGGATTCGTGGTCCGGCGTTACCTCGGGAAAAGGGGCCAGGCGCGGTAA
- a CDS encoding alkaline phosphatase produces MNTKNTLQLIAAATAAFVVPCAVLDAAPEVLRLTPPSALFSYGIPDEPITSRFLPGQRFDLQATIAPDEGETIKSVRFYLDGREVSGPVTLTPATASGLPTNTVSASLRATSVKKPGIHKLTVVAKQSDNATGKGTGNFEVVELQGKGGKAKNIIFMIGDGMGIAHRTAARIMLNGVTQGKADAQLAMDMFPQVALINTHSLNSIVTDSAPGAACYSTGNKSNNNQQGVFPDDTVDAFDNPRVENIGEYLKRIRGASLGIVTTSDVFDATPGAFGSHTSNRGAGTGICDQYLDERGISGLSVLMGGGRKWFLPKGEIGSARSNSNDYVLPTDVANAWGVPTGELNESRDLLGDFQSAGFKYAANRSDLMAIPGNTKKLLGLFAYSNMNVALDKINGQRGVEDGLGGSTVVQDYGFPDQPMLDEMTRAALKVLSKNRNGFVLMVEAASIDKQAHNMDTERWILDTIEFDRAIDVARRFALRNEDTLVIITADHECAGVNIIGGSRTTQAGLEEAASDGSLTALRNNLVGTYDAAGFPRYTIAADGYPETTDVDYRMLIGYAANADRYEDWITNPQPLRDSQQPLNGSAPLNLYPSGPMNRDGFLVTGQVGGSTAVHTASDIPLSALGCGAERFHGVMDNTTVFFKAMAAALEGCDEGKDWKKDHDKGKDWDWDSRDHH; encoded by the coding sequence ATGAATACAAAAAACACATTGCAGCTCATCGCCGCGGCTACCGCCGCGTTCGTCGTTCCGTGCGCCGTTCTGGACGCAGCCCCCGAGGTTCTCCGCCTGACTCCACCAAGTGCCCTGTTCAGCTACGGGATCCCGGACGAGCCCATCACCTCCCGTTTTCTGCCCGGTCAGAGATTCGACCTTCAGGCCACCATCGCCCCGGATGAAGGCGAGACCATCAAGAGCGTCAGGTTCTACCTCGACGGAAGGGAAGTCTCCGGCCCGGTGACTCTGACCCCTGCCACAGCGTCCGGTCTTCCGACCAATACGGTCAGCGCCTCACTCCGTGCCACCTCGGTCAAGAAGCCGGGCATCCACAAGCTGACCGTGGTTGCCAAGCAGAGCGACAACGCCACCGGCAAGGGCACCGGGAACTTCGAGGTTGTCGAACTCCAGGGCAAAGGCGGAAAAGCCAAGAACATCATCTTCATGATCGGAGACGGCATGGGCATCGCCCATCGGACTGCTGCCCGGATCATGCTGAACGGTGTCACCCAGGGCAAGGCCGACGCCCAGCTCGCGATGGACATGTTCCCCCAGGTGGCCCTGATCAACACCCATTCCCTCAACTCGATCGTGACCGACTCCGCCCCCGGAGCCGCCTGCTATTCGACCGGCAACAAATCCAATAACAACCAGCAGGGCGTCTTCCCCGACGATACCGTCGATGCGTTTGACAATCCCCGTGTGGAAAACATCGGTGAATACCTGAAGAGAATCAGGGGGGCGTCACTCGGCATCGTGACCACATCAGACGTCTTTGACGCCACCCCGGGCGCTTTCGGTTCCCATACCTCAAACCGGGGCGCCGGCACCGGCATCTGCGATCAATATCTCGATGAGCGCGGTATCAGCGGGCTGTCCGTGCTGATGGGCGGCGGCCGGAAGTGGTTTCTCCCCAAGGGCGAGATCGGAAGTGCCCGCTCCAATTCGAATGACTACGTTCTCCCGACGGATGTCGCCAATGCCTGGGGAGTGCCGACCGGGGAACTGAATGAATCACGTGACCTCTTGGGTGACTTCCAGTCAGCCGGTTTCAAATACGCCGCCAACCGGTCCGACCTGATGGCCATTCCCGGCAATACCAAGAAGCTCCTCGGACTCTTCGCCTACTCGAACATGAATGTCGCACTCGACAAGATCAATGGACAGCGGGGAGTGGAAGATGGACTCGGCGGCAGCACGGTCGTTCAGGACTACGGCTTCCCCGACCAGCCGATGCTCGACGAGATGACCCGGGCTGCGCTGAAAGTGCTTTCCAAGAACAGGAATGGCTTCGTTCTCATGGTCGAAGCCGCCTCGATCGACAAACAGGCCCACAACATGGATACCGAGCGCTGGATCCTCGACACCATCGAATTCGACCGTGCCATCGACGTTGCCCGCCGCTTCGCCCTGCGGAACGAGGATACCCTCGTCATCATCACCGCTGACCACGAGTGTGCCGGAGTCAATATCATCGGCGGTTCCCGGACCACCCAGGCAGGCTTGGAAGAGGCCGCCTCCGATGGCTCGCTCACAGCCCTGCGCAACAACCTGGTAGGAACCTATGATGCGGCCGGTTTCCCCCGCTACACCATCGCCGCTGACGGCTATCCTGAGACAACCGATGTCGACTACCGCATGCTCATCGGCTATGCCGCCAATGCCGACCGCTACGAGGACTGGATCACCAACCCGCAACCCCTCCGGGACAGCCAGCAGCCCCTGAACGGATCCGCCCCGCTCAACCTCTATCCGAGCGGGCCCATGAATCGCGACGGCTTCCTCGTCACCGGACAGGTGGGCGGGTCGACCGCCGTCCACACCGCCTCCGACATTCCCCTCTCCGCCCTCGGGTGCGGGGCCGAGCGGTTCCACGGAGTGATGGACAACACCACTGTCTTCTTCAAGGCGATGGCCGCCGCCCTCGAAGGCTGCGACGAAGGCAAGGACTGGAAAAAGGACCATGACAAAGGCAAAGACTGGGACTGGGACAGTCGCGACCATCATTGA
- a CDS encoding AraC family transcriptional regulator, with product MARANQCLIPLWEKPTLLQIGTAHHGTRPIETYRLPGIWCLHYYTYAAELRADRQHFSIQPGSVTLLPPDMELHYRYAGPSTHQFAHFVLPTADTRLCVLPLYFSPGRVPPGFQGKFLEAVRLRGASPEHAAIRVWDLLWDLADTVQAAPGDTPFLPPAVAKALAWIESHLSDPIRIPDLAREVGLSQNQLNRLFHRHLGHNIITAIRRRRSERAIHLLRNTDLSLRTIATASGLGDSHSFNRTIRAMTRHSPTAIRRQGPTRFGPG from the coding sequence ATGGCCCGAGCCAATCAATGTCTGATCCCTCTCTGGGAAAAACCGACCCTCCTCCAGATCGGGACGGCCCACCACGGCACCCGGCCGATTGAGACCTACCGGCTCCCGGGCATCTGGTGCCTGCACTACTACACCTACGCGGCCGAATTGCGGGCAGACCGTCAGCATTTTTCCATACAACCCGGATCCGTCACCCTGCTTCCGCCAGACATGGAGCTCCATTATCGCTACGCCGGCCCGTCGACCCATCAGTTTGCCCATTTTGTGCTTCCCACCGCGGATACCCGACTGTGTGTCCTCCCCCTTTACTTCAGCCCCGGGAGGGTGCCACCCGGGTTCCAGGGGAAATTCCTCGAGGCCGTCAGGCTAAGGGGCGCATCGCCGGAGCATGCGGCCATCCGCGTTTGGGACCTCCTCTGGGACCTGGCCGACACCGTGCAGGCCGCGCCGGGCGACACCCCGTTTCTGCCTCCGGCGGTGGCGAAGGCCCTCGCCTGGATCGAGAGCCATCTGTCCGATCCCATCCGGATCCCGGATCTCGCCCGTGAGGTCGGACTCTCCCAGAATCAGCTGAACCGGCTTTTCCACCGGCACCTCGGGCACAACATCATCACCGCAATCCGGAGGCGACGCTCCGAGCGCGCCATTCACCTGCTCAGAAATACCGACCTCTCCCTTCGGACGATCGCGACGGCTTCCGGGTTGGGCGATTCCCACAGCTTCAACCGGACCATCCGGGCAATGACCCGGCATTCGCCCACCGCCATCCGCCGACAGGGTCCGACCCGGTTCGGACCGGGTTGA